From a region of the Ignavibacteriota bacterium genome:
- a CDS encoding 7-cyano-7-deazaguanine synthase has protein sequence MKVRDFDFWSQPAVGTALAVALTFMTGDAEYQFEFEPGHKTPAADLFDREKALPPADNEVRVALFSGGLDSLVGTLDLLSFAEGHGVYLVSHASNPGAKKTQRGLIKRLQNEFPSRVYQYLFESRLRGIKARDETQRSRSLLFCSIAFAVSYVAGSGHIHLFENGITGINFPRRQYLINARASRTTHPKTISLLEDLFSLVAERDINILNPLLRLTKTDVVRRLRDHRLAELYPSTVSCGVTRGAQGARKHCGICNQCVDRRFAAYAAGIGDYDGGTDYVYDFVTEGLEENRQIKSLVDFLWQADQFREASPAEFFRAHVNDIVDLVGHLPGTTDPHGSDTTIALHELCKRHGEQVRQGYLAMEDERRTRGLHAPTLSPSTIVSPGGRYDCSFDPDEMVERLSRIPMGTKCAKAYEEYMEETLQLIFEPDLTTLKRQVRNFDGTEIIDVTMGIRAESGFWRHVATKYGNTLIPVELKNKAKLKNEDVSQAGGRCSVHRGQFVLVFTRNMEERDYQRLRKPMSDGKMIAVLCDSHLKKMLLAKAAGHSPGDIVNDRVRELAELFP, from the coding sequence GTGAAGGTACGTGACTTCGACTTTTGGTCGCAGCCTGCAGTAGGAACGGCGCTGGCGGTGGCGTTGACATTCATGACCGGAGACGCCGAGTATCAATTTGAGTTCGAGCCAGGTCATAAGACGCCTGCTGCGGACCTCTTCGACCGAGAGAAGGCTTTACCACCAGCGGACAACGAAGTTCGCGTCGCACTCTTTTCGGGCGGTCTAGATTCGCTCGTTGGTACACTCGATCTACTTAGCTTTGCTGAAGGGCACGGCGTGTATCTTGTGAGCCACGCGTCAAATCCAGGAGCCAAGAAGACGCAGCGTGGGCTCATTAAACGGCTGCAAAATGAATTCCCTTCGCGGGTTTACCAATACCTCTTCGAGTCTCGCCTACGCGGTATCAAGGCACGAGACGAGACGCAACGGTCCCGTTCGCTCCTTTTTTGCTCTATCGCGTTCGCGGTCTCCTATGTTGCGGGATCAGGGCATATCCACCTCTTCGAGAACGGTATTACGGGGATCAACTTCCCTAGACGCCAGTATCTTATCAACGCCAGGGCGAGCAGGACCACGCACCCTAAGACTATTTCCCTCTTGGAAGATCTATTCTCCCTTGTTGCAGAGAGGGACATTAATATTCTGAATCCTCTACTGCGTCTCACAAAAACCGATGTGGTCAGACGTCTCAGAGATCACAGGCTGGCCGAGCTATACCCGAGTACAGTCTCGTGCGGCGTGACACGAGGGGCGCAGGGTGCGCGTAAACATTGCGGCATTTGTAACCAATGTGTGGACCGCCGGTTTGCGGCTTACGCGGCAGGAATAGGTGACTACGACGGAGGCACCGATTACGTCTACGATTTCGTAACAGAGGGGCTTGAGGAGAACAGACAGATAAAATCGCTGGTGGACTTTTTATGGCAGGCAGATCAGTTTCGAGAAGCGTCGCCGGCCGAGTTCTTCCGCGCGCACGTGAACGATATCGTGGATCTCGTTGGGCACTTGCCGGGAACGACAGATCCGCACGGATCCGACACAACAATTGCTTTACACGAGTTGTGCAAACGACACGGGGAGCAGGTTCGTCAGGGGTACCTAGCGATGGAGGACGAACGGCGAACCCGCGGATTGCATGCTCCGACCCTTTCTCCAAGCACCATCGTCAGTCCAGGCGGGCGCTACGATTGTTCGTTTGACCCGGACGAGATGGTCGAGCGCCTCAGCCGTATCCCAATGGGGACGAAGTGCGCAAAAGCGTACGAAGAATATATGGAGGAAACGCTCCAGCTTATCTTTGAGCCTGACTTGACTACGTTGAAGCGGCAGGTTCGGAATTTCGACGGAACCGAGATAATCGACGTGACGATGGGCATCCGTGCCGAGAGTGGTTTCTGGCGTCACGTCGCAACCAAATATGGCAACACTCTCATTCCCGTGGAGCTAAAGAATAAGGCGAAGCTCAAGAACGAAGACGTATCTCAGGCTGGTGGAAGGTGCTCAGTGCACAGAGGGCAATTCGTGCTTGTTTTCACCCGAAACATGGAGGAGCGCGACTATCAGCGGCTGCGGAAACCAATGAGCGACGGGAAGATGATTGCAGTCTTGTGCGATTCGCATTTGAAGAAAATGCTCCTAGCTAAAGCAGCCGGTCACAGCCCGGGAGACATTGTGAATGATCGGGTACGAGAACTTGCCGAGCTTTTCCCGTAG
- a CDS encoding helix-turn-helix domain-containing protein: MTYTRLTKTEREHIGAGLAEGKDPMEIANELGRHPSSISREIRRNCVKQERYSVLRALERSESLAGSKHSGGKLEKKPLLRDIVGEGSYH; encoded by the coding sequence ATGACGTACACACGATTGACAAAAACTGAACGCGAACATATTGGGGCTGGTCTGGCTGAGGGCAAAGACCCAATGGAAATCGCCAACGAGCTGGGACGTCATCCGAGTAGTATCAGCCGGGAGATACGGCGTAATTGCGTGAAACAGGAGCGATATTCGGTATTACGAGCGCTAGAGCGGAGTGAGTCATTGGCTGGTTCCAAGCATTCGGGTGGCAAACTCGAAAAGAAACCCCTTCTTCGGGATATCGTGGGAGAGGGTTCCTACCATTGA
- a CDS encoding type II toxin-antitoxin system HicB family antitoxin, whose product MKYTIETEQENNGRWIAEIVEIPGVMKYGETREEAISQAEALALRVMADQIENGECAATPWR is encoded by the coding sequence ATGAAGTACACGATAGAGACTGAGCAGGAAAATAATGGGAGGTGGATCGCCGAGATCGTCGAAATACCCGGAGTCATGAAGTATGGTGAAACCCGGGAAGAAGCGATCAGCCAAGCAGAGGCCCTCGCATTGAGAGTGATGGCGGATCAAATCGAGAATGGTGAATGTGCGGCAACACCATGGAGATGA
- a CDS encoding VWA domain-containing protein: MRSTSSILWIVLVAVLLGPFSAAQPVLNFKRVVNNWPTIELYYAVSCNGNPVYLQDTSKFRVYENGALVNSIVQTCPDLNVPSRISVSLVFDASGSMMGSGNLGAIDAGHAFIDSLDGVTDQAAILWFNSVVTTALPMTISTTALHTAMESLPASGATAVWDGIYAGVQHVITYGTNPVKVVIAMTDGGDNSSSRGPSEAISLANRNGVRIFTIGLGSGIQTAILQNIADLTGGRYYETPSGTQLAAIYKEIFTILRQNLQECKITYQAQCMDGAMRKVDLQVVDICGGTDTKTKSYKAPKDTSTFTPLNIALDSVATFGTRNVVVPLRVETAIPSPTVLYPATWTITFDTCAEFFDIKTPPGCLLEGIPITITPAPGGVTLQTMDSKILSGIPASAKLAEITFKAADPPTMDSLHCQLQLTRWTFEAGCYRPVLRHGSMTIAPREPRPVCATEPLPAFQWDTKTEQYLPKPITLVGAIENVGDRDVLNTRFTFEFDSRDMALENPTTVTQDATPRDIPPSSVSRAQWDVVPRPRLTSDSVTICFTASFSNYGNVRCCRKLWIPKSIPLVRHAAPAVFCAGDSLLLQAVRGYTNYRWSTGEQALSIMVKTPGYYWYQATDAYGSVEQSDTVRVFVRPPVQPEVQPSGPVILCNGATVRLTTSTPYTKYDWSTGEKTRSITVSKGGTYSVHVEDGNGCTGSSAFVEVIPQTGSGPVVTLSGPDTVCALSAYTYTINRFTGTHRVWNVTGGQIKRGQGTDSVDVRWEPNTTGRLLVSVTDTNTGCAVHDTLHVAILQGPSPRIQASGAPAFCQGDSVVLDAGAGYTSYLWSDASTSRYCTVRQQGNHYVTVNDGRCSGTSDTMTITVFPNPPIPVITRSGDRLSTTVGPYQYEWARNTQTLPAASTHEYTAIQTGQYTVTVRDSNGCSSTSAPYDVTVLGIDAAPTVADMDVYPDPSRGEFTILLDVDGAEPVHIVVTDVLGRVLMTTTAEVAPGRNTIPVRLHNASPGLYFLGLSTRVSTIQRRITVQ; this comes from the coding sequence ATGCGCTCGACATCATCGATTCTGTGGATCGTTCTCGTTGCCGTGTTGCTCGGACCGTTTTCGGCTGCGCAGCCGGTGCTGAACTTCAAACGGGTGGTGAACAACTGGCCTACGATCGAGCTGTATTATGCGGTGTCGTGCAATGGCAATCCTGTGTACTTGCAGGACACTTCGAAATTTCGTGTGTACGAGAACGGGGCGCTGGTCAACTCCATCGTCCAGACTTGCCCGGATCTGAATGTGCCGTCACGTATCTCGGTGTCGCTTGTCTTCGATGCAAGTGGATCAATGATGGGTTCCGGGAATCTCGGAGCAATAGACGCGGGCCACGCGTTTATCGACTCTCTGGATGGCGTCACAGACCAGGCGGCCATCCTATGGTTTAACAGTGTGGTGACAACCGCCCTCCCGATGACGATCAGTACGACAGCGTTACACACGGCGATGGAAAGCCTCCCGGCAAGCGGCGCAACTGCGGTGTGGGATGGAATCTATGCCGGTGTACAGCATGTGATAACCTACGGGACGAACCCTGTCAAAGTCGTTATCGCAATGACTGACGGTGGGGACAACTCCAGTTCCCGGGGTCCCAGTGAGGCAATTTCCCTCGCAAACAGGAATGGCGTACGGATCTTTACCATTGGGCTGGGGAGCGGTATTCAAACCGCAATACTTCAAAACATTGCAGACTTGACGGGCGGACGGTATTACGAAACTCCGAGCGGCACACAACTCGCGGCGATCTACAAGGAGATCTTCACGATATTGCGGCAGAACCTGCAGGAGTGCAAAATCACCTATCAGGCACAGTGTATGGATGGTGCCATGCGCAAGGTGGATCTACAGGTGGTGGATATCTGCGGCGGGACGGATACCAAAACAAAATCGTACAAGGCACCAAAGGATACATCCACCTTCACCCCGCTGAATATCGCCCTCGACAGTGTCGCCACCTTCGGCACCCGCAATGTGGTTGTGCCTTTGCGAGTCGAGACTGCCATTCCATCACCCACCGTGTTATACCCGGCCACCTGGACGATCACATTCGATACCTGTGCGGAATTCTTCGACATCAAAACACCCCCGGGTTGTCTGTTGGAGGGAATCCCGATTACAATAACCCCCGCGCCCGGTGGTGTGACGTTGCAGACGATGGATTCAAAGATTCTGTCCGGGATACCAGCGTCGGCAAAACTGGCGGAAATCACATTCAAGGCCGCAGATCCGCCCACGATGGATTCTCTCCATTGTCAGCTCCAACTTACACGGTGGACGTTTGAGGCCGGGTGTTACAGACCGGTGCTCAGACATGGTTCCATGACCATCGCGCCACGCGAACCCCGGCCCGTCTGTGCTACGGAGCCACTGCCCGCCTTCCAGTGGGACACAAAAACGGAGCAGTACCTGCCGAAGCCGATCACCCTTGTGGGCGCGATTGAAAACGTGGGTGACAGGGATGTTTTGAATACACGTTTCACGTTCGAATTCGACAGCAGGGACATGGCGCTCGAAAATCCGACGACCGTGACACAGGATGCGACGCCCCGGGATATTCCTCCATCCAGTGTGTCGCGCGCACAATGGGATGTTGTGCCGCGTCCGCGCTTGACGTCGGACTCCGTTACCATCTGTTTCACCGCGTCATTCAGCAACTATGGAAACGTGCGCTGCTGCCGCAAACTCTGGATTCCAAAATCCATTCCCCTCGTGCGGCATGCCGCTCCCGCGGTGTTCTGTGCGGGCGACAGCCTGTTGCTTCAGGCGGTGCGCGGCTATACGAACTACCGCTGGTCGACCGGGGAACAGGCGCTTTCGATTATGGTGAAAACACCCGGATACTATTGGTATCAGGCGACGGATGCGTACGGCAGTGTTGAGCAATCCGACACCGTGCGCGTCTTCGTGCGTCCGCCCGTGCAGCCGGAAGTGCAACCCTCGGGTCCGGTGATACTGTGCAACGGTGCGACGGTACGCCTCACAACATCGACCCCGTACACAAAGTACGATTGGTCCACTGGCGAGAAGACGCGTTCCATCACGGTTTCGAAAGGCGGGACGTACTCGGTGCATGTGGAGGATGGCAACGGATGTACGGGAAGTTCCGCCTTCGTCGAAGTCATACCGCAGACCGGATCCGGACCGGTGGTGACGCTGTCAGGACCCGATACGGTCTGTGCGTTGTCGGCGTACACATACACAATCAACCGTTTCACCGGAACACATCGGGTGTGGAATGTGACCGGCGGCCAGATCAAACGCGGGCAGGGGACCGACTCGGTGGATGTACGATGGGAGCCCAACACGACGGGCAGACTTCTCGTCTCCGTCACCGACACAAACACCGGCTGCGCGGTTCACGACACACTGCACGTGGCCATCCTCCAGGGGCCGTCGCCGCGCATACAGGCGTCCGGTGCACCCGCATTTTGTCAGGGCGATTCCGTTGTGCTGGATGCCGGAGCCGGATACACGAGCTACCTGTGGTCCGACGCTTCCACGTCGCGTTACTGCACGGTGCGGCAGCAGGGCAACCACTACGTGACTGTGAACGACGGCCGCTGCAGCGGGACCTCCGACACCATGACGATTACCGTCTTTCCCAATCCGCCGATACCGGTCATCACACGAAGCGGCGACCGGCTGTCGACCACAGTTGGACCATATCAGTACGAGTGGGCGCGAAATACACAAACACTCCCCGCTGCCAGCACACACGAGTACACGGCAATACAGACGGGACAGTACACCGTCACTGTGCGCGATTCAAACGGGTGTTCCTCCACTTCCGCTCCCTACGATGTGACAGTGTTGGGAATCGACGCCGCGCCGACAGTCGCGGACATGGACGTATATCCCGATCCGAGCAGAGGCGAATTCACGATACTGCTGGATGTCGATGGTGCGGAACCTGTACACATCGTGGTGACTGACGTGTTGGGACGTGTGCTGATGACAACAACCGCCGAGGTGGCGCCGGGCCGCAACACGATTCCGGTCCGCCTGCACAATGCCTCACCCGGATTATATTTCCTCGGACTTTCGACCCGCGTCAGCACCATACAGCGACGGATCACGGTGCAGTAA
- a CDS encoding DUF1801 domain-containing protein, protein MTIEQHIGEHIEEYISIQPEQKRGDMQRLHDTILALLPEGRLWYDDGTDAQGKVVCNPSIGYGLQSLVYANGKTKDFYQIGLSAISTGISVYILGLRDKKHLVNTYANAIGKARVTGYCITFKKLADINIDVLVSAMRYGIAETRSS, encoded by the coding sequence ATGACCATAGAGCAACACATAGGAGAACACATCGAGGAATACATCTCGATACAGCCCGAACAGAAGCGCGGCGACATGCAGCGCCTGCACGACACGATTCTCGCCCTTCTGCCCGAAGGCAGATTGTGGTATGACGACGGCACGGATGCACAGGGGAAAGTCGTATGTAATCCAAGCATCGGCTACGGACTTCAGTCGCTGGTGTACGCCAACGGCAAAACGAAGGACTTCTATCAAATCGGCCTCAGCGCCATCTCCACGGGAATCTCCGTCTACATCCTCGGACTCAGGGATAAAAAACACCTCGTCAACACCTACGCCAACGCCATCGGCAAAGCGCGTGTGACAGGATACTGTATCACCTTCAAGAAACTCGCGGATATCAACATCGATGTACTCGTCTCCGCGATGCGGTATGGAATAGCGGAGACGCGGAGCAGCTAG
- the aspS gene encoding aspartate--tRNA ligase produces MIFDRRTHTCGQLRGGDAGKTVTVNGWVNVRRDLGGMIFIDLRDRYGITQIVFTPQENADVHARAHELRSEYVLSVTGRVQPRPAGTVNAAMPTGEVEIVAERFQVLNTSEVTPFEILDDVDANEDLRLKYRYLDLRRPILQKNLLLRSRVTQTVHRYFDEQQFVEIETPVLMKSTPEGARDYLVPSRVHEGRFYALPQSPQTYKQLLMVAGFDRYVQIVKCFRDEDLRADRQPEFTQIDLEMSFVQRDDIFLVIEGLIARILNEAAGVTLALPLPRIDYYEALTKYGSDKPDLRFGMELHTLNDIVAGSEFAVFSAAIAAGGVVTGINVKGKSDFSRKKRDELTERAKALGLGGLAWLKAAEGALQGPITKFLTPDVLDSIRAELGAEDGDLLLFAADARRRTALTALGTLRLELGRELGLVDPATHALAWIVDFPLFQYDDEAQRWVAEHHPFTGPHPSDEHLLDTDPAAVRADCYDLVWNGNEVGSGSIRIHNSELQSKVFRTLGLPEEEIQEKFGFLINAFKYGAPPHGGIALGLDRIITILLGIPSIRDVIAFPKTNSALSLMDNSPSHVSEQQLRELHIQIRPS; encoded by the coding sequence ATGATTTTCGACAGACGGACTCATACCTGCGGGCAATTGCGCGGCGGAGACGCCGGGAAGACGGTGACAGTAAACGGATGGGTGAACGTGCGCCGCGATTTGGGCGGCATGATCTTTATCGACCTGCGCGACCGTTACGGCATCACGCAGATTGTGTTCACACCCCAGGAAAACGCCGACGTACACGCGCGCGCCCACGAATTGCGGTCGGAGTACGTGCTGTCGGTGACAGGCCGCGTGCAGCCGCGTCCGGCGGGCACGGTGAACGCCGCCATGCCGACAGGGGAAGTGGAAATAGTGGCCGAACGTTTCCAGGTGCTGAACACCTCGGAGGTGACACCCTTCGAGATTCTCGACGACGTGGACGCCAACGAGGATCTGCGCCTGAAATACCGATATCTCGATCTTCGACGTCCGATATTGCAGAAAAATCTCCTGTTGCGCAGCCGCGTGACACAGACCGTGCACCGCTACTTCGACGAGCAGCAGTTTGTCGAGATCGAAACCCCCGTCCTTATGAAAAGCACACCCGAGGGCGCTCGCGACTATCTCGTGCCCAGCCGCGTGCACGAGGGACGTTTCTATGCGCTGCCTCAATCACCGCAGACCTACAAACAGCTCCTGATGGTTGCGGGCTTCGATCGCTACGTGCAGATCGTGAAGTGTTTCCGTGACGAGGATTTACGCGCCGACCGGCAGCCCGAATTCACACAGATCGATCTCGAGATGTCGTTCGTGCAACGCGACGACATTTTCCTCGTGATCGAAGGGCTCATTGCGCGCATACTGAACGAGGCCGCGGGTGTTACGCTCGCGCTGCCGCTGCCGCGCATCGATTATTACGAAGCCCTGACGAAGTACGGATCGGACAAGCCCGATCTGCGCTTCGGCATGGAACTGCACACGCTCAACGACATCGTGGCCGGATCGGAATTTGCCGTGTTCTCGGCGGCCATCGCCGCGGGCGGTGTGGTGACGGGCATCAACGTGAAGGGCAAGTCCGACTTCAGCCGCAAGAAACGCGACGAACTGACCGAACGCGCAAAGGCGCTCGGGCTCGGCGGACTCGCCTGGCTCAAGGCCGCAGAAGGCGCGCTGCAGGGTCCGATCACAAAATTCCTCACACCCGACGTACTCGACTCCATCCGCGCGGAACTCGGCGCCGAGGACGGTGATCTGCTGCTCTTCGCCGCCGATGCACGCCGACGCACGGCGTTGACGGCGCTGGGTACACTGCGCCTCGAACTTGGGCGCGAACTCGGTCTGGTGGATCCGGCAACCCATGCGCTTGCATGGATCGTGGATTTCCCGCTGTTCCAATACGACGACGAGGCGCAGCGCTGGGTGGCCGAACATCATCCCTTCACCGGACCACATCCGTCGGACGAACATCTGCTCGACACCGATCCCGCCGCGGTGCGGGCCGACTGTTACGACCTCGTGTGGAACGGCAACGAGGTGGGCAGCGGCAGCATCCGCATCCACAACAGCGAACTGCAGTCGAAGGTGTTCCGCACGCTGGGGCTGCCGGAAGAGGAGATACAGGAGAAATTCGGCTTCCTGATCAACGCCTTCAAATACGGCGCGCCGCCGCACGGCGGCATCGCCCTGGGCCTCGACCGCATCATCACCATCCTGCTCGGCATCCCGTCGATACGTGATGTGATCGCCTTCCCGAAAACAAACAGCGCGTTGTCGCTCATGGACAATTCGCCGTCGCACGTCTCGGAACAGCAACTGCGCGAATTACACATTCAGATCCGTCCCTCATGA
- a CDS encoding imidazolonepropionase, with product MSFDLLLYNASQLVTVAAGGARVKTGGAMRDIGVIEDGAVGINDGVITFVGHTDDIEIERAAQAVNAMGRVVLPGFVDAHTHLVFAGAREREFARRVAGETYAQIAASGGGINTTVRATREARHIDLIESALHRLDSCLSFGTTTVEIKSGYGLDVESEIKILEVVNELKDLHVVDIVPTFLGAHTIPFDYKERRDEYVALVIHNMLPAVAERGLAASCDVFVERGAFTIDEARAILDAARALGLRVRVHADQISAGGGAELAASYSALSADHLDHISDEGLARLREAGTVATLLPGVSLFLGEPMPDARKFIDAGLPVAVATDMNPGSCMSENLQLMASLACMQMRMSMEEAVTAVTLNAAAALGLSSEIGSIETGKRADLLVFDVPRWESILYHYGVNHLATVVKNGIVVMDKRYAHA from the coding sequence ATGAGTTTCGACCTGCTGCTCTACAACGCCAGCCAGCTCGTGACCGTGGCCGCGGGCGGCGCGCGAGTCAAGACAGGCGGGGCCATGCGCGACATCGGTGTGATCGAGGACGGGGCGGTGGGCATCAACGACGGCGTGATCACCTTCGTGGGCCACACCGACGACATCGAGATCGAACGCGCGGCGCAGGCCGTCAACGCGATGGGCCGCGTGGTGCTGCCCGGCTTTGTGGACGCGCACACACACCTCGTGTTTGCGGGCGCGCGCGAAAGGGAATTCGCGCGGCGCGTGGCGGGCGAGACCTACGCGCAAATCGCAGCGTCGGGCGGCGGCATCAATACCACCGTGCGCGCCACACGCGAGGCGCGGCATATCGACCTCATCGAATCGGCCCTGCACCGCCTCGACAGTTGCCTCTCCTTCGGCACCACCACCGTCGAGATCAAATCCGGCTACGGCCTCGACGTCGAGAGCGAGATCAAGATCCTCGAAGTGGTCAACGAACTCAAGGACCTGCACGTGGTCGACATCGTGCCGACCTTTCTCGGCGCGCACACCATTCCGTTCGACTACAAGGAGCGGCGCGACGAGTACGTTGCGCTGGTGATCCACAACATGCTGCCCGCCGTGGCTGAACGCGGTCTCGCGGCATCCTGCGACGTGTTTGTGGAGCGTGGCGCCTTCACGATCGACGAAGCGCGCGCCATCCTCGACGCCGCACGCGCGCTCGGACTGCGCGTGCGTGTCCACGCGGATCAGATCTCCGCGGGAGGCGGCGCCGAACTCGCGGCTTCGTACAGCGCGCTCTCGGCAGATCATCTCGACCACATATCGGACGAAGGACTCGCGCGGCTGCGCGAAGCCGGCACCGTTGCGACGCTGCTGCCCGGCGTGTCGCTGTTCCTCGGCGAACCCATGCCCGACGCGCGGAAATTTATCGATGCCGGACTGCCCGTCGCGGTTGCAACCGACATGAATCCGGGAAGCTGCATGAGCGAGAACCTGCAGCTCATGGCGAGTCTTGCATGTATGCAAATGCGCATGAGCATGGAGGAGGCGGTGACCGCCGTCACGTTGAACGCGGCCGCCGCGCTCGGACTCTCGTCCGAAATAGGCAGCATCGAAACAGGCAAACGCGCCGATCTGCTGGTATTCGATGTGCCGCGGTGGGAGTCCATTCTCTACCACTACGGCGTGAACCATCTGGCCACGGTTGTCAAGAACGGAATTGTTGTGATGGACAAGAGGTACGCACATGCCTGA
- a CDS encoding ABC transporter ATP-binding protein — MPDTSGAVAAPEISVLKTNGLTKRFGTRVAVNGLDLDVHRGDIYGFLGPNGAGKSTTIRMVLSLIRPSAGTVRLFGKDVAEDRSVLAHVGGLVEKPDFYLYLTGRKNLEIVSALYGHVDTRRIDEVLEIVGLADRGGDRVKAYSHGMKQRLGIAQALLPNPDLLILDEPTNGLDPQGMKEVRELILRLNREQGMTIFLSSHLLNEIEQVATRMCILHQGDLVVQGAVAELLSRESISVRISAEPAERALDVLAAMPAVSGAEIRGDEIVCTIPNDALADANAALHEAGIRVASFAPRRSLEDYFLSITENMSTQPDRKK, encoded by the coding sequence ATGCCTGACACATCCGGAGCAGTTGCAGCGCCAGAGATCAGCGTGCTGAAGACCAACGGCCTGACCAAACGATTCGGCACACGCGTGGCGGTGAACGGATTGGACCTCGACGTGCACCGCGGCGATATATACGGCTTCCTCGGGCCCAACGGCGCGGGCAAGAGCACCACGATACGCATGGTGCTCTCGCTGATACGTCCCAGCGCAGGGACTGTGCGTCTGTTCGGCAAGGATGTGGCCGAAGACCGGTCGGTGCTCGCGCACGTGGGCGGACTCGTCGAGAAGCCGGACTTCTATCTGTACCTCACCGGCCGGAAAAATCTCGAGATCGTCTCGGCCCTCTACGGGCATGTGGATACACGCCGCATCGATGAAGTGCTCGAGATCGTCGGACTCGCAGACCGCGGCGGCGACCGCGTGAAGGCCTACTCGCACGGCATGAAACAGCGGCTCGGCATCGCGCAGGCCCTGCTGCCGAATCCCGATCTGCTCATACTCGACGAGCCCACGAACGGACTCGATCCGCAGGGAATGAAAGAAGTACGCGAACTGATTCTGCGCCTGAACCGCGAGCAGGGTATGACCATTTTCCTGTCGTCGCATCTGCTCAACGAGATCGAACAGGTTGCGACGCGCATGTGCATCCTGCATCAAGGCGACCTGGTCGTACAGGGCGCGGTGGCGGAGCTGTTGAGCCGCGAGAGCATATCGGTGCGCATCAGCGCCGAGCCCGCGGAGCGCGCCCTCGACGTGCTCGCCGCGATGCCGGCCGTCTCCGGCGCGGAAATCCGCGGCGACGAAATCGTCTGCACGATTCCGAACGACGCGCTTGCCGACGCGAACGCGGCCCTGCACGAGGCAGGCATACGCGTGGCGTCATTTGCGCCGCGCCGTTCGCTTGAAGATTACTTCCTGTCGATCACCGAAAACATGTCGACACAACCCGACCGGAAAAAATGA